The genomic segment AGCGATTAGCGGGTTTTCGTTCTTCACCGTACAGCGGCTCTTAGGTGCGAGATCCTGTGCAGACCCCCCAAACAGGAGACCCTAAACAGGAGCATTCTGGGGCAGGCTTTCAGGGCAGGCTCATTGGGGCAGGCTATACGGGACGACAAAGTGAGGCACTTAAACAAGTCGCTTTGTTAAAACGATGCAAGGAGTCTTCGAAAAGCCGCTACCGAGATAATGTTTTCATCAGCACTGAGAGTGGTAAAGGGGTCAATCGCTTTTCTTCTCGACACCCGAGACCCCATGCTCGACACCCTACTTCACTCTAAATTCGCGTTTGAGGCATAATAGTATAAGGAAGATCTCTTAGCCTCTCCTCGATTCTTAACATTGTTTGTAAAGAACACGGATTTGCTGGGAGTTTTCGGAGGGTCTTTTGTGAATATATCAACCGTTGAAAGTAGTGGAATCGAACTGCTCATGTCTTTGTTCAGGCTCAACAACCACGAAAGAATGATCCATAACGATAGAAGATCTTCTGACTTTCTATCGGAATGGGTCTCGAAGTCACGCCTGTCTATGCCTGCAGATTATCGTGAATGGCTGGAAAGGTTTTTCGGCTGGGAAGCCTTCTTTGGTCTCAGAGTCGTTCCCTATCTCTTCCTTAAGGACTCCCCTTCTCCTTCAGATCTCCTTGGCTTGATCAAGAAGACTTCAGCGGAGAGATTGCTTCATATGTTCTTGAGCAGCGATTTCAAGGAGCCAGATGAATTAGACGATATGATTATTAAGTCTTTCAAACGCGATGAAAAGGCTGCTCTGGATTTTGCCTTCTCAAACCCTACTCTTACCAACCCGGGCAGATACGAAGCTATCGAAATGTTGAAGGATCAGTCAAGAACGCGCGACTCCTTCGTGAAGCTCCTTGAATTCGGTAGGGAAAATTTACTAGCATCTCCGGATTTTACCCTTTCCACTTCCCACTCACTTGGACTTCTCGAAGAAAATCTCAAACAGTTCGGGAGCAGTTTTTTGCACTTTCTACTTGATCCTGACGCTCTTGATCCATCTGTTGAAGAGTTGAGATTACTGGTTACATGGTTTCTTGGTGGTTCCTCTACCACAATCGAGGTCCCCGAAAAGAATTCGATTATCTCTGTTGTCGGCGCCGACAGGATAAGCGAGCGGAGTCTTACGGTCGAAAAGCAAGATGCTGCCTGCATAATGAGTACGATGTCAAAGGAAGAGGCAATTGTGATCCTTCGCAACGTTCTACACTCGAGTCAAACTCTCTCGAGTATCGTAGGTTTGTCTGGCCTACATCGCCATAATGCAATAAACACTCTCGCTGGATTGTCCAGACAGGGGTTGGTAATTTCTGAGACTCACGATGGAGAATTGACTTTCCGATCTGAGATAAAGCTGCTTGACGAAGCTCTTGAAGAGATAAGGAAGCAAATAACCGAATAGCGGGCGCCTTGACGCCCGCTACAAAAGTGTCTTAGCTAGAAAATCAGAGGAAACCGAAAAGAGTTCCTCTATCCAGTCTATCCTCTGATACTTGTGATTGGCTCCCTCTACAGTATGTATCTTCAACCCTCTCCCATCTGCATACTTCTTTACCGGAAGATATGGCACCGATTCATCGTCGGAACCATGGACAATCAAAAGATCTCCTTCATAGTTTCTGAGTTCCTCCGAAGCATCGACACTGCGACCGTCTTCTAAGAAGATCGATCCGAGCTTCAGTCCCAGAACGTCCTTATACTCCTCGCCGTCTTTCAAAGAGTAATCCTCGTGGTTGAAGAACTCCTGATTCATTATTACGGGCGACCACAGAAGCAGTGAACTAATCTCGGGATGTCTCCCGGCAAAAAGCGAAGCAACCATACCACCCAGGCTGTACCCGACAACAGCGATCCTTTCCGAACACCAGCTTCTCGATCTGACAAAAGAATAGACTTCCTCTGCGTCACAAAGCTCAGTCAACGGTGACATCTCGTAGAATTCACCCTCGCTGTCTCCGGAACCCCTGAAATCAAATCTCACCGTTGCTATTCCCTTCTTGACGAGTCTTCTCGAGAGACGGGGAAACTTGAATGTGGAGACTATATGCTCCCCCGTGAATCCGTGGAACATCAGGACGGTGGGGAAACTTTTCCCTGAGGAAGGATACTCACATATTCCGAATATTCTTTTTCCTTCTTCACCAAGTGTGAAACTCTCTAATCTAGACAAATCAATCCCTCACTTCATCTCAAACCTAACTTCATTTCTATATAGCCGATTGTTCCTTCAGATATCGGCTCCATTCCCGTCGCTTCCTCCCAGGTAAGGATTACCACTCCACCCCCATCTTCTATCTCAAGATTTCTGGTACCGGTACCAGAAACAGATCTTCCACCTTCTTCAATTTCGACCATCCAAGGGAGTTTCTCAAACAGAAGCTTATAGCTCTCGATCGCTGGGTGAGTGATCTCCTTCCTTGCAAGTACAATAACGAGGAGCCCGCCGTTCCTAACATAATCAACGATGAAGTCAACCTGTTCTTCAGAAATTTCCATGAAGTCCTTCATGAAAGTGTCGGCATCCGGTAGGGGAAGTATAAGGACTTGACCGCTGAAGGTCGTCTTCTTTATTAGCTCTCCAATTACGGGCTTCACCTCACCACCGAGATCCTCGAAAAGCTGAGTCAACGGCTTCAACTCTGTCAGAAAATAATTTTCATGAGAAGTGTCAAGATGAGCAGTGAAGCCGACATAATCGACGTTGACTCTGAATGCCAGTTCATCATCTACAAAGAAGTCAAGAGAGTCTTCTTCAGTTTTAGAGGTCTCGACGATCTCCTGACAGGTCATAGATGATATCTCGTAGTTCTTTGAGAATACGATAGTCTCTCCGCTCTTCACTTCAACTGAAATCAACTGATCTTCTCTCGAAGAGTTTATCAGGTCGAAACCGACATCAAATGGGAGTCCTTTAACCGGTCTTGGATCGATCGTCCTTGCATTTAGAAGGTATTTGTTCGTACTGCTCTGAAACCAGATTGGAGAAGAGACCAGCTCATTTCCATCGATCTGATCGATCTTGACGAAGTACCAGTTATATGAAAGAGGGTTTTCGACATCTATCTCGACTTCCCATTCATCACCGGAAA from the Mesotoga sp. UBA6090 genome contains:
- a CDS encoding alpha/beta hydrolase family protein is translated as MSRLESFTLGEEGKRIFGICEYPSSGKSFPTVLMFHGFTGEHIVSTFKFPRLSRRLVKKGIATVRFDFRGSGDSEGEFYEMSPLTELCDAEEVYSFVRSRSWCSERIAVVGYSLGGMVASLFAGRHPEISSLLLWSPVIMNQEFFNHEDYSLKDGEEYKDVLGLKLGSIFLEDGRSVDASEELRNYEGDLLIVHGSDDESVPYLPVKKYADGRGLKIHTVEGANHKYQRIDWIEELFSVSSDFLAKTLL
- a CDS encoding CehA/McbA family metallohydrolase encodes the protein MKKILIVVLVVVSSLSFGQVFFGNIHAHTSYSDGLGTPEEAFEHARNSNVVDIQAITDHDHDLNYPLPDGSWKLDRIIEMAERFTVEGEFIAISGFEWTLTSRGHITIYDTSEWIDRSTTDLYDIYKWIVDKQATAQFCHPGRKYGDFLDFEYFPEVDLYINTIEVGNGAGSNSNNVIKQEYFERYQRALSRGWHVGASANQDNHQKNWATVNDARTAFVIDELTTERVYEALKTRNIYATEDRNAFIAFSAEGAKMGDTLYDFPRATLKVEYSDPGERVRRAAIYSNNGIIELDVSGDEWEVEIDVENPLSYNWYFVKIDQIDGNELVSSPIWFQSSTNKYLLNARTIDPRPVKGLPFDVGFDLINSSREDQLISVEVKSGETIVFSKNYEISSMTCQEIVETSKTEEDSLDFFVDDELAFRVNVDYVGFTAHLDTSHENYFLTELKPLTQLFEDLGGEVKPVIGELIKKTTFSGQVLILPLPDADTFMKDFMEISEEQVDFIVDYVRNGGLLVIVLARKEITHPAIESYKLLFEKLPWMVEIEEGGRSVSGTGTRNLEIEDGGGVVILTWEEATGMEPISEGTIGYIEMKLGLR